A genome region from Vulpes lagopus strain Blue_001 chromosome 7, ASM1834538v1, whole genome shotgun sequence includes the following:
- the XAB2 gene encoding pre-mRNA-splicing factor SYF1, whose amino-acid sequence MVVMARLSRPERPDLVFEEEDLPYEEEIMRNQFSVKCWLRYIEFKQGAPKPRLNQLYERALKLLPCSYKLWYRYLKARRAQVKHRCVTDPAYEDVNNCHERAFVFMHKMPRLWLDYCQFLMDQGRVTHTRRTFDRALRALPITQHSRIWPLYLRFLRSHPLPETAVRGYRRFLKLSPESAEEYIEYLKSSDRLDEAAQRLATVVNDERFVSKAGKSNYQLWHELCDLISQNPDKVQSLNVDAIIRGGLTRFTDQLGKLWCSLADYYIRSGHFEKARDVYEEAIRTVMTVRDFTQVFDSYAQFEESMIAAKMETASELGREEEDDVDLELRLARFEQLIGRRPLLLNSVLLRQNPHHVHEWHKRVALHQGRPREIINTYTEAVQTVDPFKATGKPHTLWVAFAKFYEDNGQLDDARIILEKATKVSFKQVDDLASVWCECGELELRHENYDQALRLLRKATALPARRAEYFDGSEPVQNRVYKSLKVWSMLADLEESLGTFQSTKAVYDRILDLRIATPQIVINYAMFLEEHKYFEESFKAYERGISLFKWPNVSDIWSTYLTKFIARYGGRKLERARDLFEQALDGCPPKYAKTLYLLYAQLEEEWGLARHAMAVYERATRAVEPAQQYDMFNIYIKRAAEIYGVTHTRGIYQKAIEVLSDEHAREMCLRFADMECRLGEIDRARAIYSFCSQICDPRTTGAFWQTWKDFEVRHGNEDTIREMLRIRRSVQATYNTQVNFMASQMLKVSGSATGTVSDLAPGQSGMDDMKLLEQRAEQLAAEAERDQPSRAQSKILFVRSDASREELAELAQQANPEEIELGEDEDEDEMDLEPNEVRLEQQSVPAAVFGSLKED is encoded by the exons GAAGAAGAGGACCTCCCCTATGAGGAGGAAATCATGCGGAACCAGTTCTCCGTCAAGTGCTGGCTTCGCTACATTGAGTTCAAGCAAGGTGCCCCGAAGCCCAGGCTCAATCAGCTGTATGAGCGGGCACTAAAGCTGCTGCCCTGCAG CTACAAACTCTGGTACCGGTACCTAAAGGCACGTCGGGCACAGGTGAAGCATCGCTGTGTGACTGACCCCGCCTATGAAGATGTCAACAACTGCCATGAGAGGGCCTTTGTGTTCATGCAtaag ATGCCACGTCTGTGGCTAGACTATTGCCAATTCCTGATGGACCAGGGCCGCGTCACACACACCCGCCGTACGTTTGACCGTGCCCTCCGGGCGCTGCCCATTACACAGCACTCTCGCATCTGGCCCCTGTACCTGCGCTTCCTCCGCTCACATCCACTGCCTGAGACGGCTGTGCGGGGCTATCGGCGCTTTCTCAAA CTCAGCCCTGAGAGTGCAGAGGAGTACATCGAGTACCTCAAATCCAGTGACCGGCTGGACGAAGCTGCGCAGCGCCTGGCCACCGTGGTGAATGATGAGCGTTTTGTGTCCAAGGCCGGCAAGTCCAACTACCAG CTGTGGCACGAGCTCTGTGACCTCATCTCCCAGAACCCAGACAAGGTGCAGTCACTCAACGTGGATGCCATCATCCGCGGAGGCCTCACTCGCTTCACTGACCAGCTAGGCAAGCTCTGGTGCTCGCTGGCTGACTACTACATCCGCAGTGGCCACTTCGAGAAG GCTCGAGATGTGTATGAGGAGGCCATCCGGACCGTGATGACCGTGCGGGACTTCACCCAGGTGTTCGACAGCTATGCCCAGTTTGAGGAGAGCATGATTGCAGCCAAGATGGAGACAGCCTCAGAACTGGGGCGTGAGGAGGAAG ATGATGTGGACCTGGAGCTGCGCCTGGCCCGCTTCGAGCAGCTCATTGGCCGGCGGCCCCTGCTCCTCAACAGCGTCTTGCTGCGCCAGAACCCGCACCACGTACACGAGTGGCACAAGCGTGTGGCCCTGCACCAGGGGCGCCCCCGGGAG ATCATCAACACATACACAGAGGCTGTGCAGACGGTGGACCCTTTCAAGGCTACAGGCAAGCCCCACACACTGTGGGTCGCATTTGCCAAGTTTTATGAAGACAATGGGCAGCTGGACGAT GCCCGCATCATCCTGGAGAAGGCCACCAAGGTGAGCTTCAAACAGGTGGATGACCTGGCCAGCGTGTGGTGTGAGTGTGGCGAGCTGGAGCTCCGGCACGAAAACTACGATCAGGCCTTGCGGTTGCTGCGG AAGGCCACTGCACTGCCCGCCCGACGAGCCGAGTACTTCGATGGCTCGGAGCCTGTGCAAAACCGTGTGTACAAGTCACTGAAGGTGTGGTCGATGCTCGCCGACCTGGAGGAGAGCCTAGGCACCTTCCAG tCCACCAAGGCTGTATACGACCGCATCCTGGACCTACGCATCGCCACACCCCAGATCGTCATCAACTATGCCATGTTCCTGGAGGAGCATAAGTACTTCGAGGAGAGCTTCAAG GCGTATGAGCGTGGCATCTCATTGTTCAAGTGGCCCAACGTGTCTGACATCTGGAGCACCTACCTGACCAAATTCATCGCCCGCTATGGGGGCCGCAAGCTGGAGCGAGCACGGGACCTCTTTGAACAGGCGCTGGACGGCTGCCCTCCCAAATACGCAAAGA CATTGTACCTGCTGTACGCACAGCTGGAGGAGGAGTGGGGCTTGGCCCGGCACGCCATGGCCGTGTATGAGCGTGCCACCAGGGCCGTGGAGCCCGCGCAGCAGTATGACATGTTCAACATCTACATCAAGCGTGCAGCTGAGATCTATGGAGTTACCCACACCCGCGGCATCTACCAGAAGGCCATCGAG GTGCTGTCAGACGAGCATGCCCGGGAGATGTGCTTGCGGTTCGCAGACATGGAGTGCAGGCTTGGCGAGATTGACCGTGCGCGTGCCATCTACAGCTTCTGCTCCCAGATCTGCGACCCCAGG ACCACTGGCGCTTTCTGGCAAACGTGGAAGGACTTCGAGGTCCGGCACGGCAACGAGGACACCATCCGGGAGATGCTGCGGATCCGCCGCAGCGTGCAGGCCACATACAACACTCAGGTCAATTTCATGGCCTCCCAGATGCTGAAGGTGTCAGGCAGCGCCACGGGCACCG TGTCGGACCTGGCCCCCGGGCAGAGTGGCATGGATGACATGAAGCTTCTGGAACAACGGGCAGAGCAGCTGGCAGCTGAAGCTGAGCGGGATCAGCCCTCACGGGCCCAGAGCAAGATCCTGTTTGTGAG GAGCGATGCCTCCCGGGAGGAGCTGGCTGAGCTGGCGCAGCAAGCCAACCCCGAGGAGATTGAGCTGGgcgaggatgaggatgaggatgagatGGACCTGGAGCCCAACG aggtgCGGCTGGAGCAGCAGAGTGTGCCGGCCGCCGTGTTCGGGAGCCTGAAAGAGGACTGA
- the CAMSAP3 gene encoding LOW QUALITY PROTEIN: calmodulin-regulated spectrin-associated protein 3 (The sequence of the model RefSeq protein was modified relative to this genomic sequence to represent the inferred CDS: deleted 1 base in 1 codon) yields MVEAAPPGPGPLRRTFLVPEIKSLDQYDFSRAKAAASLAWVLRAAFGGAEHVPSELWEPFYTDQYAQEHVKPPVTRLLLSAELYCRAWRQALPQLEPPPSPSALLALLARRGTVPALPERPVQEADLRHQPILMGAHLAVIDALMVAFAFEWTKTLPGPLALASLEHKLLFWVDTTIRRLQEKTEQEAAQRASPVAPADGVAPAQPSCPTRWYWKLVPHAIAFCLKESGSKPPMIRYRKDRAVARRAPCFPTVTTLQDLASGAALAATIHCYCPQLLRLEEVCLKDPMSVADSLYNLQLVQDFCASRLPRGCPLSLEDLLYVPPPLKINLVVLLAEMFMCFEVLKPDFVQAKDLPDGHAASPRATEASPAQNSSGCSSPVFNFRHPLLSPGGPQSPLRGSTGSLKSSPSMSHMEALGKAWNRQLSRPLSQAVSFSTPFGLDSDVDVVMGDPVLLRSVSSDSLGPPRPVPARTPVQPPPEPGDLPTIEEALQIIHSAEPRLLPDGAADGSFYLHSPEGSSKLPLASSYPLEGASKPLPDGPTKVPTYVPHPEGPLKPSPCPAGELSKPLALSEGSPKAAASSPAAGNSEVKMTSFAERKKQLVKAEAEAGSPAATPTAPEALSSEMSELGARLEEKRRAIEAQKRRIEAIFAKHRQRLGKSAFLQVQPREAGGDAEAEPGLVPGGERPAGEGQGEPSPRPKAVTFSPELGPVPPEGLGDYNRAVSKLSAALSSLQRDMQRLTDQQQRLLAPPEAPGPAPPPAAWVIPGPTAGPKAASPSPARRAPAARRSPGPGPSPTPRSPKHARPAELRLAPLTRVLTPPHDVDSLPHLRKFSPSQVPVQTRSSILLAEGSPPEEPVARPGLIEIPLGSLEEPTAEDEGDGSPPGAEDSLEEEASSEGEPRAGLGFFYKDEDKPEDEMAQKRASLLERQQRRAEEARRRKQWQEAEKEQRREEAARLAQEEVTSGPPAPPAPVAPSATPAPAARAPVEEEVGPRRGDFTRLEYERRAQLKLMDDLDKVLRPRAAGTGGPGRGGRRAPRPRSGCCDDSALARSPARGLLGSRLSKVYSQSTLSLSTVANEAPHNLGVKRPTSRAPSPSGLMSPSRLPGSRERDWENGSNASSPASVPEYTGPRLYKEPSAKSNKFIIHNALSHCCLAGKVNEPQKNRILEEIEKSKANHFLILFRDSSCQFRALYTLSGETEELTRLAGYGPRTVTPAMVEGIYKYNSDRKRFTQIPAKTMSMSVDAFTIQGHLWQSKKPTTPKKGSSTPK; encoded by the exons ATGGTGGAGGCGGCgccccccgggcccgggccgctGCGGAGGACCTTCCTGGTGCCCGAGATCAAGTCGCTGGACCAGTACGATTTCTCGCGGGCCAAGGCGGCGGCCAGCCTGGCGTGGGTGCTGCGGGCCGCGTTCGGGGGCGCAG AGCATGTGCCCTCGGAGCTGTGGGAGCCCTTCTACACCGACCAGTACGCGCAGGAGCACGTGAAGCCCCCCGTGACGCGGCTGCTGCTCTCGGCCGAGCTCTACTGCCGGGCCTGGCGCCAGGCGCTGCCGCAGCTCgagcccccccccagcccctctgcGCTGCTGGCCCTGCTGGCGAGGAGGGGCACAGTGCCCGCGCTGCCGGAGCGCCCGGTGCAGGAGGCCGACCTGAGGCACCAGCCTATCCTCATG ggagcccacctGGCTGTCATTGACGCCCTCATGGTTGCCTTCGCCTTCGAGTGGACAAAGACACTGCCCGGTCCTTTGGCCCTGGCCAGCTTGGAGCACAAGCTCCTTTTCTGGGTGGACACG aCCATCCGGCGGCTGCAGGAGAAGACTGAGCAGGAAGCTGCCCAGAGAGCCTCTCCCGTGGCCCCTGCAGATGGGGTGGCCCCAGCACAGCCCTCG TGCCCCACACGCTGGTACTGGAAGCTGGTTCCT CACGCAATTGCCTTCTGTTTGAAGGAGTCGGGGAGCAAACCCCCCATG ATCCGATACCGCAAGGACCGAGCTGTGGCCCGACGCGCCCCCTGCTTTCCAACCGTGACCACCCTCCAGGATCTGGCAAGTGGGGCCGCGCTGGCTGCCACAATCCACTGCTATTGTCCCCAGCTCTTGCGACTCGAGG AGGTGTGCCTCAAGGACCCCATGTCTGTGGCGGACAGCCTGTACAACCTCCAGCTGGTGCAGGATTTTTGTGCCTCCCGCCTTCCTCGCGGCTGCCCCCTGTCCCTGGAGGACCTGCTTTATGTCCCACCGCCCCTCAAG ATCAACCTGGTGGTGCTGCTCGCCGAGATGTTCATGTGCTTTGAGGTGCTGAAACCTGATTTTGTACAGGCCAAGGACCTGCCAGACGGTCATG CGGCCTCCCCCCGGGCCACGGAGGCCTCTCCCGCTCAGAACAGCAGTGGCTGCAG TTCTCCTGTCTTCAACTTCCGCCACCCACTCCTGTCACCCGGCGGCCCCCAGTCCCCACTCCGTGGATCCACAG GGTCCCTGAAGTCCTCCCCGTCCATGTCCCACATGGAGGCCCTCGGCAAGGCCTGGAACCGTCAGCTCAG CCGTCCGCTCTCCCAGGCAGTGTCGTTCAGCACCCCCTTTGGCCTGGACAGCGATGTGGATGTCGTCATGGGAGACCCCGTCCTGCTCCGCTCCGTCAGCTCAGACAGCTTGGGCCCCCCGCGCCCTGTGCCAGCCCGGACCCCCGTCCAGCCACCCCCGGAGCCTGGCGACCTGCCTACCATCGAGGAGGCCCTGCAGATCATCCACAGTGCCGAGCCCCGGCTGCTCCCAGATGGGGCTGCCGACGGCAGCTTCTACCTCCACTCCCCTGAGGGCTCCTCCAAACTGCCGCTGGCTTCCTCCTACCCACTCGAGGGCGCCTCGAAGCCACTGCCCGATGGGCCCACCAAAGTACCCACCTACGTGCCCCACCCCGAGGGCCCCTTGAAACCATCTCCCTGCCCGGCCGGGGAGCTGTCGAAACCGCTGGCCCTATCCGAGGGCTCCCCGAAGGCAGCAGCCTCGTCCCCCGCGGCCGGCAACTCCGAAGTGAAGATGACCAGCTTTGCAGAACGCAAGAAGCAGCTGGTGAAGGCTGAGGCCGAGGCAGGGTCCCCGGCGGCCACCCCCACAGCACCGGAGGCCCTGAGCTCAGAGATGAGCGAGCTGGGAGCCCGGCTGGAGGAGAAACGGCGGGCCATCGAGGCTCAGAAGCGACGGATCGAGGCCATCTTCGCCAAGCACCGCCAGCGACTGGGCAAGAGCGCTTTCCTGCAGGTGCAGCCACGGGAGGCCGGAGGGGACGCAGAGGCGGAGCCGGGCCTGGTCCCCGGTGGGGAGCGGCCGGCGGGTGAGGGCCAGGGTGAGCCGTCCCCACGGCCCAAGGCAGTGACTTTCTCACCCGAACTGGGCCCGGTGCCCCCTGAGGGGCTGGGGGACTATAACCGGGCGGTCAGCAAGCTAAGCGCTGCGCTGAGCTCCCTGCAGCGGGACATGCAGAGGCTCACGGACCAGCAGCAGCGGCTCCTGGCCCCGCCCGAagcc ccgggccctgccccGCCGCCCGCTGCCTGGGTCATCCCTGGTCCCACGGCGGGTCCCAAAGCCGCCTCTCCCAGCCCCGCTCGGCGAGCCCCAGCTGCCCGGCgcagccccgggcccggccccagCCCGACGCCCCGAAGCCCGAAACACGCACGGCCGGCGGAGCTGCGGCTGGCGCCCCTGACCAGGGTGCTCACGCCTCCCCACGATGTAGACAGCCTCCCCCACCTGCGCAAGTTCTCGCCGAGCCAGGTGCCCGTGCAGACACGCTCCTCTATCCTCCTGGCGGAGGGGTCACCTCCGGAGGAGCCTGTGGCCCGGCCCGGCCTCATCGAGATCCCCCTGGGCAGCCTGGAAGAGCCCACAGCCGAGGACGAGGGAGACGGGAGTCCCCCCGGTGCTGAGGACTCCTTAGAGGAAGAGGCATCTTCAGAGGGAGAGccccgggctgggctgggcttcTTCTACAAG GATGAAGACAAGCCCGAGGACGAGATGGCCCAAAAGCGGGCCAGCCTGCTGGAGCGGCAGCAGCGGCGGGCAGAGGAGGCTCGGCGGCGGAAACAGTGGCAGGAGGCCGAGAAGGAGCAGCGGAGGGAAGAGGCTGCTCG GCTGGCCCAGGAGGAGGTGACCTcaggccccccggcccccccagctCCCGTGGCCCCCTCAGCAACCCCAGCCCCTGCTGCCAGGGCCCCAGTGGAGGAAGAGGTGGGCCCCAGGCGGGGGGACTTCACTCGGCTTGAGTATGAACGCAGGGCCCAACTGAAGCTGATGGATGACCTTGACAAAGTGCTGCGGCCGCGGGCTGCGGGGAccggggggccgggccggggcgggcggaggGCCCCCCGGCCACGCTCTGGTTGCTGTGATGACTCGGCCCTGGCACGAAGCCCTGCCCGTGGCCTGCTGG gctcccggctcagcaaaGTCTACTCTCAGTCCACCCTGTCACTATCGACTGTGGCCAACGAGGCCCCCCATAACCTTGGCGTGAAGAGGCCCACGTCTCG GGCTCCGTCCCCGTCTGGCCTCATGTCCCCCAGCCGCCTGCCTGGCAGCCGTGAGCGCGACTGGGAGAACGGCAGCAACGCCTCGTCCCCGGCATCGGTGCCTGAGTACACAG GTCCGCGGCTGTACAAGGAGCCCAGCGCCAAGTCCAACAAGTTCATCATCCACAACGCCCTGTCTCACTGCTGCTTGGCGGGCAAGGTGAACGAACCGCAGAAGAACCGCATCCTTGAG GAAATTGAGAAGAGCAAGGCCAACCACTTCCTGATCCTCTTCCGCGACTCGAGCTGCCAGTTCCGAGCCCTGTATACACTGTCCGGGGAGACAGAGGAGCTGACGCGGCTGGCAGGCTACGGCCCCCGTACGGTCACGCCCGCCATGGTTGAGGGCATCTACAAGTACAACTCAGATCGCAAGCGCTTTACCCAGATCCCTGCCAAGACCATGTCCATGAGTGTAGACGCCTTCACCATCCAGGGCCACCTCTGGCAGAGCAAGAAGCCCACTACTCCCAAGAAGGGCAGCAGCACCCCCAAGTAG